A region from the Lutra lutra chromosome 1, mLutLut1.2, whole genome shotgun sequence genome encodes:
- the EFNA2 gene encoding ephrin-A2 — protein MAPAQRPLLPLLLLLLPLPPPPPFARAEDAARANSDRYAVYWNRSNPRFHAGAADDGGGYTVEVSINDYLDIYCPHYGAPLPPAERMEHYVLYMVNGEGHASCDHRQRGFKRWECNRPAAPGGPLKFSEKFQLFTPFSLGFEFRPGHEYYYISATPPNAVDRPCLRLKVYVRPTNETLYEAPEPIFTSNNSCSGLGSCRLVLGAVPVLWTLLGS, from the exons ATGGCGCCCGCGCAGCGcccgctgctgccgctgctgctgctgctcctcccgctgccgccgccgccgcccttcGCGCGCGCCGAGGACGCCGCCCGCGCCAACTCGGACCGCTACGCTGTCTACTGGAACCGCAGCAACCCCAG GTTCCACGCGGGCGCGGCGGACGACGGCGGCGGCTACACGGTGGAGGTGAGCATCAACGACTACCTGGACATCTACTGCCCGCACTACGGGGCGCCGCTGCCGCCGGCCGAGCGCATGGAGCACTACGTGCTGTACATGGTCAACGGCGAGGGCCACGCGTCCTGCGACCACCGGCAGCGCGGCTTCAAGCGCTGGGAGTGCAACCGGCCGGCGGCGCCCGGGGGGCCGCTCAAGTTCTCAGAGAAGTTCCAGCTCTTCACGCCCTTCTCGCTGGGCTTCGAGTTCCGGCCGGGCCACGAGTACTATTACATCT CTGCCACGCCTCCCAATGCTGTGGACCGGCCCTGCCTGAGGCTGAAGGTTTATGTCCGGCCGACTA ATGAGACCCTGTATGAGGCCCCTGAGCCCATCTTCACCAGCAACAACTCGTGCAGCGGCTTGGGGAGCTGCCGGCTCGTCCTTGGTGCAGTGCCCGTTCTGTGGACCCTCCTGGGCTCCTAG
- the FAM174C gene encoding protein FAM174C has protein sequence MGPRVPLPPLLLLLLLLLLLLPRALLWGAEEAAPPSPRRAQATLSPTPAVTNGSQPGSPHNSTYSRPPGSPGSALLRSFYVLTGLSGLAALYFLIRAFRLKKPQRRRYGLLASSDDPAETASLDSDEEVVFETRNLR, from the exons ATGGGGCCGCGCGTGCCGCTGCCGccgctcctgctgctgctgctgctgctgctgctgctgctgccacggGCGCTGCTGTGGGGAGCCGAGGAGGCCGCGCCCCCGTCGCCGCGCCGCGCTCAGGCCACGCTGTCGCCAACGCCCGCCGTGACGAACGGGAGCCAGCCGGGCTCGCCGCACAACAGCACGTACTCGCGGCCGCCGGGCTCGCCGGGCTCGGCGCTGCTGCGTTCCTTCTACGTGCTCACGGGCCTCAGCGGCCTGGCCGCGCTCTACTTCCTCATCCGGGCGTTCAG GTTGAAGAAGCCGCAGAGGCGGAGGTATGGCCTGCTGGCCAGCAGCGACGACCCCGCGGAGACGGCATCGCTGGACAGCGACGAGGAGGTCGTCTTTGAGACGCGGAATCTGAGATG A